The segment TTTATCCAAAAGGGATCAAATAATTTAGTCAGAAAAATTTTCTCCAATTACAGGATTTAATTGTTGTATCAATTGATTTTGACTTGATACTTTTTTACCTTCTAGTTTTGCTTCTAATAAAAGAATTGGATCAGTTTTTGTTGTTATGATAATTCCTACATTTTTTATAAGTCCAATTATTAATCCAGGTTTAAATACATTACTTAAAATTTTATAATTTTTATTGTGTATTTCATGAGTTGTTAGGATCTTTATTTTTATTATTTTGAGGTTTTTCCTTTTATAAGTTGTATTGGCTCTTGGGTATAAGGCATTTATTTTTCTATAAATATCAGTTGCAGAATTTTCCCAATTTATTATGTAATCTAATTTGTTAATCATTCGTGCATATTTTAATTCTCGTTTAAAATCTGTTTGTTTTTTAAGTAAAAGATTAATATCTCTATTTTTATTTTGTTCTATATCTGATATCGCTCTCAAAAATAACTCTGATGATAAATCACTTAATTTTTTAGTTAAGGTTTTAAGATTATCATTATTCTCAATTTTAATTTGTTTTTCAACTAATACGTCCCCAGTATCTAATCCTTCTTCCATTCTCATTATTCCTACACCAGTTATTTTGTCTCCCTCTAATATTGACCA is part of the Prochlorococcus marinus subsp. pastoris str. CCMP1986 genome and harbors:
- the fmt gene encoding methionyl-tRNA formyltransferase — its product is MRIIFWGTPEYSVKSLEVLKKSDHDIVAVITQPDKKRSRGNKLISSPVKEYATKENIPVFTPETIKENIQFISILNDLSCDLFIVIAYGKILPKAILDIPKYKSWNAHASLLPRWRGAAPIQWSILEGDKITGVGIMRMEEGLDTGDVLVEKQIKIENNDNLKTLTKKLSDLSSELFLRAISDIEQNKNRDINLLLKKQTDFKRELKYARMINKLDYIINWENSATDIYRKINALYPRANTTYKRKNLKIIKIKILTTHEIHNKNYKILSNVFKPGLIIGLIKNVGIIITTKTDPILLLEAKLEGKKVSSQNQLIQQLNPVIGENFSD